In one window of Paenarthrobacter nicotinovorans DNA:
- a CDS encoding carbohydrate ABC transporter permease — protein MTLDVKQAAPPPSGRKAARSEPGRGNPSKRRFSGRTALTLLAFLAPAAVFVGIFTYYPMIAGSQMAFRNWNLNDLSDTSWVGLGNFQSLFDAPEFGTIVRNTVVWVVGSLVPQVVIGFAVALFLKRRFRMRGAYQAMIFFPWAVSGFLIGMLFRWMFNAEFGVVNDLLMKAGLISSPIPWLSDPGFAMTAIIIANIWYGVTFFAIMILAALQSVSDEMYEAAALDGAGKVRTFFSITLPSISTTLALTILLRVIWIFNFPDIIFAMTGGGPADQTHIITTYMIKITQEGDYGKASALGLIVMVTLMLFAAFYLMAVRFRKADR, from the coding sequence GTGACTCTCGACGTCAAGCAGGCCGCACCGCCCCCTTCCGGGCGGAAAGCCGCGCGGTCGGAACCGGGCAGGGGCAACCCGTCCAAGCGACGGTTCAGCGGCCGGACAGCGCTGACCCTGCTGGCTTTCCTGGCTCCGGCTGCGGTCTTCGTGGGGATCTTCACGTACTACCCCATGATTGCCGGCAGCCAGATGGCGTTCCGGAACTGGAACCTGAACGACCTTTCCGATACCTCCTGGGTAGGTTTGGGGAACTTCCAGAGCCTGTTCGATGCCCCCGAGTTCGGGACGATTGTCCGCAATACGGTGGTGTGGGTTGTTGGCTCCCTGGTTCCGCAGGTGGTCATTGGCTTCGCGGTGGCACTGTTCCTGAAGCGCCGGTTCCGGATGCGCGGGGCGTACCAGGCCATGATCTTCTTCCCGTGGGCGGTGTCGGGTTTCCTCATCGGCATGCTGTTCCGGTGGATGTTCAATGCGGAGTTCGGGGTGGTCAACGACCTTCTGATGAAGGCGGGGCTCATCAGTTCGCCTATTCCGTGGCTGTCCGACCCCGGCTTCGCGATGACAGCGATCATCATTGCCAACATCTGGTACGGCGTGACGTTCTTCGCCATCATGATCCTCGCGGCGCTGCAGTCGGTGTCCGACGAAATGTATGAGGCAGCCGCTTTGGATGGTGCGGGCAAGGTACGGACGTTCTTCAGCATCACGCTGCCAAGCATTTCGACGACACTGGCGCTGACCATCCTGTTGCGGGTGATCTGGATCTTCAACTTCCCGGACATCATCTTCGCCATGACAGGCGGCGGACCGGCCGACCAGACGCACATCATCACCACGTACATGATCAAAATTACCCAGGAGGGCGACTACGGAAAGGCGTCCGCCCTGGGGTTGATCGTAATGGTCACCCTCATGCTGTTTGCAGCCTTCTACCTCATGGCTGTCCGTTTCCGAAAGGCAGACCGATGA
- a CDS encoding ABC transporter substrate-binding protein: protein MKSRIMASAAAGLAAVLALAGCGGGQSAADGKVTLKMVESLTNPTRTETLKKLISGFEQANPDIKVELISPPTDQADQKIQQMLQSGKGIDVVEARDITVGSFGANNWLYDMTKDLDGWDGWNNLTDNAVTYSKQNGKTYYIPYGFYGLSLFYRSDLVKEAGFDGPPNSWEEMAKQAEALNKPAENKFGYAFRGGTNANSNAVAIIEAYVADEIDRENAFKLTNGKTIFSSPKAQQAMDLYIDLFKKGSPPSSVAWGYPEMVQGFSNGSTAFLLQDPEVIATVKESQSIKQDQWNVAPLLVGPGGKAIQPVASAGWGIAESSKSKPEAVKLIKYLAQGDAATTFSKDNSLVPTLKSAAQDTFYSTGPWAAYVKMTENPDTYVSAIQPRSVSWWTEWIKKSDGELQRVLTGQMSTSDLLSSWDSYWTEKMKG from the coding sequence GTGAAATCCAGAATTATGGCGTCTGCGGCAGCAGGCCTGGCGGCAGTTCTTGCACTTGCCGGGTGTGGAGGCGGCCAGTCAGCGGCCGATGGCAAGGTCACCTTGAAGATGGTGGAAAGCCTGACGAACCCCACCCGCACGGAAACCCTGAAGAAGCTCATTTCCGGTTTCGAACAGGCCAACCCCGACATCAAGGTGGAGCTCATTTCGCCTCCCACCGATCAGGCGGACCAGAAAATCCAGCAGATGCTCCAGTCCGGCAAAGGCATCGATGTGGTGGAGGCCCGTGACATCACCGTGGGTTCCTTCGGCGCCAACAACTGGCTCTACGACATGACCAAGGACCTCGATGGCTGGGACGGCTGGAACAACCTGACAGACAACGCGGTCACGTACTCGAAGCAAAACGGCAAGACCTACTACATCCCGTACGGTTTCTACGGCCTTTCCCTTTTCTACCGTTCGGACCTGGTCAAGGAGGCCGGATTCGACGGCCCTCCGAACAGTTGGGAAGAGATGGCGAAGCAGGCCGAGGCACTCAACAAACCGGCCGAAAACAAGTTCGGTTACGCCTTCCGTGGCGGCACCAATGCCAACTCCAACGCCGTCGCCATCATCGAGGCATACGTGGCAGACGAGATCGACCGGGAAAACGCCTTCAAGCTGACGAACGGCAAGACGATCTTCTCCTCCCCCAAGGCCCAGCAAGCCATGGATCTGTACATTGACCTGTTCAAGAAGGGTTCCCCGCCGTCGTCGGTAGCCTGGGGCTACCCCGAAATGGTGCAGGGCTTCAGCAACGGCTCCACGGCTTTCCTGCTCCAGGACCCCGAAGTCATTGCCACCGTCAAAGAGTCACAGTCCATCAAGCAGGACCAATGGAACGTCGCACCCTTGCTGGTAGGACCAGGCGGCAAGGCAATCCAGCCCGTGGCTTCGGCGGGTTGGGGCATCGCTGAGTCATCCAAGTCCAAGCCCGAGGCAGTCAAGCTCATCAAGTACCTGGCACAGGGAGATGCTGCCACTACGTTCAGCAAGGACAACAGCCTGGTGCCCACACTGAAGTCCGCAGCGCAGGACACCTTCTACAGCACCGGACCATGGGCTGCCTACGTCAAGATGACTGAGAACCCTGATACGTACGTCTCGGCGATCCAGCCCCGCAGCGTCTCCTGGTGGACTGAATGGATCAAGAAGTCCGACGGTGAACTTCAACGGGTCCTCACGGGCCAGATGTCCACGTCTGACCTGCTGTCCAGTTGGGACAGTTACTGGACCGAAAAGATGAAGGGATAG